ATGACACACCTGAGTTGCAAGCTGCTCGTCCAACTGCGAAGCTGTTCTACTTGGGATCAATGGACACAAGCCACAAGGTGGACCGAGTTGTTAAGGCCCGTCGTGGTACGTTATTAGAGTTTCAACTTGTTTTTGTCGCAAATTGTTCCGATGGGATCTGACAGTTTCAGGGCTTGGATTGGCTGAAGCCGATTTCGGCGTGAAGCTCGGTCAGATGAGCGTACAGGAGACTCATCCCGGCTTGGGCGCCGCTTACCGTAAACTTGGCAAGATTATTCAAACTGTTGGCGACTACCATGCTGTTCAGGCCACCGCCGAGGCTACCACGCTCGGCGAACCGTTGAGTTATCACTCTTCAGACGCCTTCATCGTGAAGGAAACCCTGACCAACCGTCATATTCTCCTGCGTGATCTAATCCAGGCTCAACAAAGTGCGCGGAGCAAACGTGCTGCGGCAGACCGCTTGAAAGTTAGCTCATCGGTGCGTCCGGATAAGGTAGATGAAGCGATCAATGCTCTTGAGGAGGCTCAGAACCATGAAGATCATTTGACGAAGCGGACCCAGCGTGTCACCTCGAACCTTCTCCAAGAGAAGCGCCGCTGGTTTGATCGGACCACCCAGGATCTTCTATCTAGCCTGCGTGAGTACACTCTCCGTCAGATCGAAGCCGAGCGTCGTACTCTGGCTACCTTGGAGAGTGTTCGACCCGATATCCGTGCCATTGACGCTTCCGGTGGGCTGAGCCGGCTTGGTCGCGAATCTCACCCAGCGACGCGCCGGCCAAACATGGCTTCGAGCCAGGGCCCTAAGGGTGACTCGTGGAGCGGTGTTCCTCGCCGCAATGACGCCGTTGGACGCAGCATGAGTGGCAGCTTTACTGCACCCTCGCTCCctgatgatgacgacgaggCGAACTCTAGTAAAGGGCGCAACCGAGCTTCTAGTCAGGTTGGGTCGATCgcggaggaagatgatgaccgTCTGGATGCGCGAAATGCAGCCAGCCGACTGGCCACCAGCACGTTCTAATTTAATTTAGGACGCAGCGAGTCTGTACATGTAGCCCCGGCACGGATTTGTGATTCCCCTATGTTCCTCTTATAACCTTTTTGTGTGCTCCTAGTATGTTACGTTACCTAAGCCTATTAACAATCTGTAtttcttatttttttctGGACACTTCACGGGTATCAAGTTGATTATAATTGCAACTGTTCTATATGACATCCAAAAATTCTATGGTGGGCATCCATTCCCTGCACCAACATGAGGCCCCTCAACTGCTGTCAAATCACCCAAATGCTACAACCTGCTATACTCCATCTGTTAATCCCACAAAAACGCTCTCTCACTAAGAATGATGTGATGATTTGGCAGTGGGATGGGAGTCTTCCCTTCGTCGAGTGTCCTCGCAGCTGTTGCATCACTCTTCGGATCACTATGCTAGGAATGCTTTTATAGTCGAACTGCATTGAGGACATAATGTGCGTGTAGCTTCATTGGTTACCTGTCCTTCTGTGGGATTGACATGCCATCGGATATCGTCAGTCGTGAAGATTGCCCAAGTCTGATAGGGTGCACCGGCTTGTTTGCGGCAGGTTGTGCAGTGGCAACTGACCAGGTAGGTCAGGGGAGTGCAGGCCGTATAAATGATGCAATGACACCGGCAGCTGCCAGAGGCCATTGATCTCATTGGATTGGATCAAGAAATTGTGTGACTGGGATTTCATGCGAAGATACTCTGACATCATGTGGGGTCGCTCTGCCTCTACATCTCCACGAAAGTGGACAAGACGGACGTGTTCCATCATTACCTAGGCTGATTTAGCATGTGTGTATACAACATGCCCCCCctcttatgttgtacatgcaACATAAGTTACAAATAGTCCTCTCATCATCCCTCACTTGGAACTCGGCCCGAATCTCTTGATTTCAAAGCATCTCAACTTCTGTTCATACTTGCATTGCTTCACTTTTCCATTTGGGCAATATAATTCCCCTTCTTTCTTATTCCAACATGACTCCCAAGGTTTTTCTGTAAGTAATTCGGTGTATACTGAATTTTTGATCTGATTAATTCC
Above is a window of Penicillium digitatum chromosome 2, complete sequence DNA encoding:
- a CDS encoding Vacuolar protein sorting-associated protein vps17; its protein translation is MLLILLFSRFEAARATPPCQRRYSLHRPSTKMDYSTISTDPDHPTDLSVQLQSAQLGDPDYPEHPPFGVHHSPNVHQQPSPIPAQYQIGARQDLRPPAPVYKIQAKITGLERTGKKDPILRFDVHTNVPKFRTTQYRDVRRTHSEFIKLADHLVSANPEALVPAVPSPVTPAGAGTEEDEIRIKSAIQRWLNVVLSNEVLIQDDEVVLFVESDFGYSPVLRMKQPATGVRRKMLKQFAPPPDDTPELQAARPTAKLFYLGSMDTSHKVDRVVKARRGLGLAEADFGVKLGQMSVQETHPGLGAAYRKLGKIIQTVGDYHAVQATAEATTLGEPLSYHSSDAFIVKETLTNRHILLRDLIQAQQSARSKRAAADRLKVSSSVRPDKVDEAINALEEAQNHEDHLTKRTQRVTSNLLQEKRRWFDRTTQDLLSSLREYTLRQIEAERRTLATLESVRPDIRAIDASGGLSRLGRESHPATRRPNMASSQGPKGDSWSGVPRRNDAVGRSMSGSFTAPSLPDDDDEANSSKGRNRASSQVGSIAEEDDDRLDARNAASRLATSTF